A region from the Streptomyces sp. 3214.6 genome encodes:
- a CDS encoding ABC transporter ATP-binding protein: MTDTAMAATALGKRFGRRGGWALRDCTFRLPAGRVCAVVGPNGAGKSTLLALATGLLAPTEGRITVLGTDPASARARVAYVAQDKPLYPQLTVAETLLVGADLNPGRWDATTAERIVSAGDLDRKKRIRSLSGGQRTRVALALALAKQPELLLLDEPMADLDPLARHELMGTLMACAAQYGTTIVMSSHVVAELEDSCDHLLLVGGGRVRLAGEIDDLLAAHARVSAPTQSSASDLARDPGRDLAPHMVVESRITGRQLSALVRPAGPLADDWRTSTPSLEDLLLAYLRNPQAAPLTPAAPEEAAV; the protein is encoded by the coding sequence ATGACCGACACCGCCATGGCGGCAACCGCGCTCGGCAAGCGCTTCGGCCGACGCGGGGGCTGGGCGTTGCGCGACTGCACGTTCCGGCTCCCCGCCGGGCGCGTCTGTGCCGTCGTCGGGCCCAACGGCGCGGGCAAGTCCACGCTCCTCGCCCTTGCCACCGGTCTGCTGGCCCCCACCGAGGGCCGGATCACCGTCCTGGGGACGGACCCGGCGTCCGCACGCGCGCGTGTCGCTTACGTCGCCCAGGACAAGCCCCTGTACCCGCAGCTCACCGTCGCCGAGACGCTGCTCGTGGGCGCCGACCTCAACCCGGGCCGCTGGGACGCCACCACAGCCGAGCGGATCGTTTCCGCGGGCGATCTCGACCGCAAGAAGAGGATCCGTTCCCTCTCCGGCGGCCAGCGCACCCGCGTCGCACTCGCCCTGGCCCTGGCCAAGCAGCCCGAACTGCTCCTCCTCGACGAGCCGATGGCCGACCTCGACCCGCTGGCCCGGCACGAGCTGATGGGCACCCTGATGGCCTGCGCGGCGCAGTACGGCACGACGATCGTGATGTCGTCGCATGTGGTGGCCGAGCTGGAGGACTCCTGCGACCACCTGCTGCTGGTGGGCGGCGGTCGGGTGCGCCTCGCCGGTGAGATCGACGACCTGCTCGCCGCCCACGCGCGCGTGAGCGCACCGACGCAGTCCAGCGCCTCGGACCTCGCCCGGGACCCCGGCCGGGATCTCGCCCCGCACATGGTCGTCGAGTCGCGGATCACGGGCCGTCAGCTCTCCGCCCTGGTGCGGCCGGCGGGCCCGCTCGCCGACGACTGGCGCACCTCGACGCCCTCCCTGGAGGACCTCCTCCTCGCCTACCTGCGCAACCCGCAGGCCGCTCCGCTCACCCCGGCCGCGCCCGAGGAGGCCGCCGTATGA
- a CDS encoding GntR family transcriptional regulator — MVEYRIDRHSGVATYVQIVQQTKQALRLGMLQAGDKLPTAREVVEATAINPNTVLKAYRELERDGLVEARRGLGTFVRRGLSTAPADSPLRTELDGWAVRARAAGLDRDDVSALFTAVLDEQFAVSTAPAVPAVSDTLTTREREHPQGDPS; from the coding sequence GTGGTCGAATACCGCATCGACCGGCACAGCGGCGTCGCCACCTACGTCCAGATCGTCCAGCAGACGAAGCAGGCGCTGCGCCTGGGCATGCTGCAGGCCGGCGACAAGCTGCCCACCGCCCGCGAGGTCGTCGAGGCGACCGCCATCAACCCGAACACCGTGTTGAAGGCGTACCGCGAGCTGGAGCGCGACGGGTTGGTGGAGGCCCGGCGCGGCCTCGGCACCTTCGTGCGGCGCGGGCTGAGCACCGCCCCGGCCGACTCGCCCCTGCGCACCGAACTGGACGGCTGGGCGGTCCGGGCCCGAGCGGCCGGGCTGGACCGCGACGACGTCTCCGCGCTCTTCACAGCCGTACTCGACGAACAGTTCGCCGTATCCACGGCACCCGCCGTGCCTGCCGTATCCGACACCCTCACCACCCGTGAGCGAGAGCACCCCCAGGGAGACCCCTCATGA
- a CDS encoding RNA polymerase sigma factor has product MSETRSDGELLRAIAADRDRHAFEELYRRYAPWLTARLRGRCADAGIVDDVVQETFLAVWRGTARYREESASGDAAGWLWRIGARRLVDAVRGDGARGRLRQALTRLRHRDEASAEERVLAGVEHGDLAGALVRLSPELRAVLQATVIDGLTTREAAVLLGIPPGTVKTRAQRARKQLREALA; this is encoded by the coding sequence GTGAGCGAAACGAGAAGCGACGGGGAGCTGCTGCGGGCCATCGCGGCGGACCGGGACCGTCACGCCTTCGAGGAGCTGTACCGGCGGTACGCACCGTGGCTGACCGCGCGCCTGCGCGGCCGCTGCGCCGACGCCGGGATAGTCGACGACGTCGTTCAGGAGACGTTCCTCGCGGTGTGGCGCGGCACCGCCCGCTACCGCGAGGAGAGCGCCTCCGGCGACGCCGCGGGCTGGCTGTGGCGCATCGGCGCGCGGCGCCTCGTCGACGCCGTGCGCGGCGACGGGGCGCGCGGCCGGCTGCGCCAGGCACTGACCCGTCTGCGTCACCGTGACGAGGCCTCGGCGGAGGAACGCGTGCTCGCGGGGGTGGAGCACGGAGACCTCGCCGGGGCCCTCGTCCGGCTCTCGCCGGAGCTGCGGGCCGTCCTGCAGGCGACCGTCATCGACGGGCTCACCACCCGGGAGGCGGCCGTTCTGCTCGGCATTCCGCCCGGCACCGTCAAGACGCGGGCCCAGCGTGCCCGCAAGCAACTGCGGGAGGCGCTGGCATGA
- a CDS encoding ABC transporter ATP-binding protein, whose amino-acid sequence MTTASVSGSTTVTVTDLSLRFGGTRALDGVSLRLGPGVTGLLGPNGAGKTTLLRVLATAVPPDGGSFTALGHDPSTATGRLNLRRTLGYLPQSPGFHPDFTAFEFVDYVAILKELTDRAARLREVRRVLEAVDLSEVRGKRIKRLSGGMRQRVALAAALVGGPGFLVLDEPTVGLDPEQRMRFRELIAQAGEGRTVLLSTHQTEDVAMLCHRVVVLAGGRVRFEGTPADLTARAAGRVWSSAQRDPKALAGWRTGTGAFRNIGDPPTGADLLEPTLEDGYLLALDGESAEAPA is encoded by the coding sequence ATGACCACGGCCTCTGTCTCCGGCTCCACCACCGTGACGGTCACCGACCTCTCCCTGCGTTTCGGCGGCACCCGCGCCCTCGACGGGGTGTCGCTGCGGCTGGGTCCTGGTGTCACCGGGCTGCTCGGACCCAACGGCGCCGGAAAGACCACCCTGTTGCGGGTGCTGGCCACGGCAGTGCCGCCCGACGGGGGCTCGTTCACGGCCCTCGGTCACGATCCGAGTACCGCCACCGGCCGCCTCAACCTGCGTCGCACCCTCGGCTATCTCCCCCAAAGCCCGGGATTCCACCCGGACTTCACCGCCTTCGAGTTCGTCGACTACGTGGCGATCCTGAAGGAACTCACCGACCGCGCCGCCCGGCTGCGTGAGGTGCGGCGTGTGCTGGAGGCCGTCGACCTCTCGGAGGTGCGCGGCAAGCGCATCAAGCGGTTGTCCGGCGGCATGCGGCAGCGCGTCGCCCTGGCCGCCGCCCTCGTCGGCGGCCCCGGCTTCCTCGTGCTGGACGAGCCGACCGTCGGCCTCGACCCCGAACAGCGCATGAGATTCCGTGAGTTGATCGCCCAGGCGGGCGAGGGCCGCACGGTGCTGCTGTCCACCCACCAGACCGAGGACGTGGCGATGCTCTGCCACCGTGTCGTGGTCCTGGCCGGCGGCCGGGTCCGCTTCGAGGGCACCCCGGCCGACCTGACGGCCCGCGCGGCCGGCCGGGTCTGGAGCAGCGCGCAACGCGACCCGAAGGCCCTGGCCGGCTGGCGCACCGGCACCGGCGCCTTCCGTAACATCGGCGACCCGCCGACCGGCGCCGACCTCCTCGAACCCACCCTGGAGGACGGCTATCTGCTCGCCCTCGACGGCGAGAGCGCGGAGGCGCCGGCATGA
- a CDS encoding ABC transporter permease yields the protein MSTSMSTSNPTVGQPAPTRTESPREGQRAGAVLALARFETRELLQQVPVLFFFALYVGFVVLRLMSRDGMDDFPVLNTVDRRTQVAPLLFAVALLICTNSATLRSRKHGTVQQFDVLPMEPWRRTLAHVLSVIPYAALTALVVVAEFTREALKPGAIGHGSLGELAVGPLSVLMAGITGVLLARLLPSPFIPILFVIALYVLITLASAVVGIDGKWVGWLSPILFSDSSGGDPVPADLLGRPAGWHALYVTAACVLLACAALLLSGGRTRAVKAATALALAATVVGVIGQIPRDTAALDAARKTASETPQKVQSCTRYGGSTYCSFPEWKGVRPEWAEVVDRLQSLAGGSAAQAPLTVRQRIYNGEEVDAALDPSSTPGEVTVGTRWGGNRVPEFAVGAASVLVGGSESVTLQEMCDARTVTVMWLVLGADPTPMATFQHVRLDDTTSGSGQVLAPTNGLSMTATQTAVVRELLAAPRAEMTARVKAHWAELTSASTTTAQAAKLLGVEVPKEAEKCEK from the coding sequence ATGAGCACCAGCATGAGCACCAGCAACCCGACGGTGGGCCAGCCGGCCCCGACGCGCACCGAGTCCCCACGCGAGGGCCAGCGCGCCGGAGCGGTCCTCGCCCTTGCCCGCTTCGAGACCCGCGAACTGCTCCAACAGGTCCCGGTGCTGTTCTTCTTCGCCCTCTACGTCGGCTTCGTCGTCCTGCGGCTGATGAGCAGGGACGGCATGGACGACTTCCCCGTCCTCAACACGGTCGACCGCCGGACGCAGGTGGCACCCCTCCTCTTCGCCGTCGCCCTGCTCATCTGCACCAACTCCGCCACACTGCGCTCCCGCAAGCACGGCACGGTCCAGCAGTTCGACGTGCTGCCCATGGAACCCTGGCGGCGCACCCTCGCCCATGTGCTGTCCGTGATCCCCTACGCGGCACTCACCGCGCTCGTCGTCGTGGCCGAGTTCACCCGGGAGGCCCTGAAGCCCGGCGCGATCGGTCACGGCTCCCTCGGGGAACTGGCCGTCGGGCCGCTGAGCGTCCTGATGGCGGGCATCACGGGCGTGCTGCTGGCCCGCCTGCTGCCCTCCCCCTTCATCCCCATACTCTTCGTCATCGCCCTGTACGTGCTGATCACTTTGGCTTCCGCCGTCGTCGGCATCGACGGCAAGTGGGTGGGTTGGCTCTCCCCGATCCTGTTCTCCGATTCCAGCGGCGGCGACCCGGTACCGGCTGACCTCCTCGGCCGTCCCGCCGGCTGGCACGCGCTGTATGTGACGGCGGCGTGCGTCCTGCTGGCCTGCGCGGCACTACTGCTCTCGGGCGGGCGGACCCGAGCCGTCAAGGCGGCGACCGCTCTCGCCCTCGCGGCCACCGTGGTCGGCGTGATCGGCCAGATCCCGCGCGACACGGCGGCCCTGGACGCGGCCCGCAAGACGGCGTCCGAGACCCCGCAGAAGGTCCAGTCGTGCACGCGGTACGGCGGCTCGACGTACTGCTCGTTCCCCGAGTGGAAGGGCGTGCGGCCGGAATGGGCCGAGGTCGTCGACCGGCTCCAGTCCCTGGCGGGAGGTTCGGCGGCGCAGGCTCCGCTGACGGTCCGCCAGCGCATCTACAACGGTGAGGAGGTCGACGCCGCCCTGGACCCCTCCTCCACCCCGGGCGAGGTGACCGTCGGCACACGCTGGGGCGGCAACCGCGTCCCCGAGTTCGCGGTCGGTGCCGCCTCGGTCCTGGTGGGTGGTTCGGAGAGCGTGACGCTTCAGGAGATGTGCGACGCCCGCACGGTGACCGTCATGTGGCTGGTGCTGGGCGCCGACCCCACTCCGATGGCCACGTTCCAGCACGTGCGGCTGGACGACACCACCAGCGGTTCGGGCCAGGTCCTGGCCCCGACGAACGGACTGAGCATGACGGCGACGCAGACGGCGGTGGTCCGCGAACTCCTTGCCGCCCCGCGCGCTGAGATGACGGCCCGCGTCAAGGCCCACTGGGCGGAACTGACGTCCGCGAGCACGACGACCGCCCAGGCCGCGAAGCTGCTGGGCGTCGAGGTGCCGAAGGAGGCGGAGAAGTGCGAGAAGTAG
- a CDS encoding ABC transporter: MREVGGREAEAAVEAEAAVEAEAAVEAEAEAEAEAEAEAEAEVEAEAEARRVPTVPLRSLLPLVWRSLPWQALATTGGMGLLLAATVRLPEHAPDADLGRLVLRLTALTGALGLAFLLDDPARNTTAATPVGRARRTVLRLALVAPLTFLWWATALLLLPAPTRPGLGPATLEAAAMACAALALATIAVRLTATAEVGRGTAIWLAVAAGVTVLVPNRWGLLGTPHDPYWVATQLRWAVVLGVTVTLSAIWTPEPLKGRRFLSPSGV; the protein is encoded by the coding sequence GTGCGAGAAGTAGGAGGACGAGAAGCGGAAGCCGCAGTCGAGGCGGAAGCCGCAGTCGAGGCGGAAGCCGCAGTCGAAGCGGAAGCCGAAGCCGAAGCCGAAGCCGAAGCCGAAGCCGAAGCCGAAGTCGAAGCGGAAGCGGAAGCGAGGCGGGTTCCCACGGTCCCGCTCCGGTCCTTGCTGCCGCTGGTGTGGCGCAGTCTCCCCTGGCAGGCGCTGGCCACGACCGGTGGGATGGGCCTGCTGCTGGCGGCGACGGTACGTCTGCCGGAGCACGCGCCGGACGCCGACCTGGGCCGGCTGGTGCTGCGCCTCACCGCGCTCACCGGAGCTCTGGGCCTGGCCTTTCTCCTGGACGACCCTGCCCGCAACACGACCGCGGCGACACCGGTGGGCCGCGCCCGGCGAACCGTCCTGCGCCTGGCCCTTGTGGCCCCGCTCACCTTCCTCTGGTGGGCGACGGCCCTGCTCCTCCTCCCCGCGCCGACCCGCCCCGGACTCGGCCCGGCCACGCTGGAAGCGGCGGCGATGGCCTGCGCCGCCCTCGCCCTCGCGACGATCGCCGTCCGCCTCACCGCAACGGCGGAAGTGGGCAGAGGCACGGCGATCTGGCTGGCAGTGGCGGCCGGAGTGACCGTGCTGGTCCCCAACAGGTGGGGCCTGCTGGGAACACCCCACGACCCCTACTGGGTGGCGACCCAGCTGAGATGGGCGGTGGTGCTGGGCGTGACGGTGACACTGAGCGCGATATGGACACCGGAGCCTTTGAAGGGGCGCCGGTTCTTGAGCCCGTCCGGCGTTTGA
- the mshD gene encoding mycothiol synthase produces the protein MTSDDTARIPGSRAIETHSELTPEQVEAVLDLLAEAARTDGQQAVSEQGRLQLRGGAREGVSHLVLTLGDELVGYAQLEDTDPVEAPAAELVVHPSHRGHGHGRALGSALLAASGKRLRVWAHGGHSAARHLAQVLGLSLFRELRQLRRPLTDLELPEPGLPEGVTVRTFVPGQDDTAWLAVNAASFAHHPEQGSLTQRDLDDRKAQPWFDPAGFFLAFRGEQLIGFHWTKVHAEEQLGEVYVLGVAPGVQGGGLGKALTTIGLRHLAGQGLPTAMLYVDADNKAAVSVYERLGFTTYETDLMYRTET, from the coding sequence ATGACCAGCGACGACACCGCACGGATCCCCGGCTCCCGAGCCATCGAGACCCACTCCGAGCTCACCCCCGAGCAGGTCGAGGCCGTCCTCGACCTGCTCGCGGAGGCCGCCCGGACGGACGGCCAGCAGGCGGTGTCCGAACAGGGCCGGCTGCAGCTGCGCGGAGGCGCCCGCGAGGGCGTCTCCCACCTCGTCCTCACCCTCGGCGACGAACTCGTCGGTTACGCCCAGCTGGAGGACACTGACCCGGTCGAGGCGCCCGCCGCCGAACTGGTCGTCCACCCCTCCCACCGCGGTCACGGGCACGGGCGGGCGCTCGGCTCCGCCCTCCTCGCCGCCTCCGGCAAGCGACTTCGCGTGTGGGCCCACGGCGGGCACTCCGCCGCCCGGCACCTCGCCCAGGTCCTGGGCCTGTCGCTGTTCCGCGAACTGCGCCAGCTGCGGCGGCCCCTGACCGACCTGGAGCTGCCCGAGCCGGGGCTGCCCGAGGGTGTCACCGTCCGCACCTTCGTGCCCGGGCAGGACGACACCGCGTGGCTCGCCGTCAACGCCGCTTCCTTCGCCCACCACCCCGAACAGGGCTCCCTCACCCAGCGCGACCTCGACGACCGCAAGGCCCAGCCCTGGTTCGACCCCGCCGGCTTCTTCCTCGCCTTCCGCGGTGAGCAGCTCATCGGCTTCCACTGGACGAAGGTCCACGCCGAGGAACAACTCGGCGAGGTGTACGTCCTCGGCGTCGCCCCCGGGGTGCAGGGGGGCGGCCTCGGCAAGGCCCTCACCACGATCGGCCTGCGGCATCTTGCGGGGCAGGGCTTGCCCACGGCGATGCTGTACGTCGATGCCGACAACAAGGCGGCGGTGTCTGTGTACGAGAGGTTGGGGTTCACCACGTACGAGACGGATCTGATGTACCGGACGGAGACGTGA
- a CDS encoding bifunctional metallophosphatase/5'-nucleotidase, whose amino-acid sequence MPATSQPNPGRRRRTYRLLATAATLATVGALAAALPADAHDGRHGKPLPSRYQDVQLLSFNDLHGNLEPPSGSSGRVTELQADGTTKTIDAGGVEYLATHLREARKGNAYSITAAGGDMVGASPLISGLFHDEPTIEALNKLDLDVTSVGNHEFDEGAKELARLQNGGCHPTAGCYTDKKFQGADFPYLAANVLDEKTNKPILKPYYVWKKKDVKIGFIGVTLEDTPGVVSAEGVKGLKFKDEVETINKYAKVLQRQGVKSIVALIHEGGLPASGAYNYNCDSPGAGAGISGPIVDIAKNITPAVDALVTGHTHAAYACTIPDPSGKPRTVTSAASFGRLYTDTTLTYDRFTGDIARTAVKSANHVVTRTVAKAPDMTELISKWNTLAAPVGNRAIGYISADVPNTGTESPMGDLIADAQLWYGRGLDPETDLALMNPGGVRAGLTYAAKGSEGDGVVTYAEGFTVQPFSNTVNLQNFTGAQLIQVLKEQVSGTNASAPKILQPSANLTYTLDLTKSGADRVVTDSIRLNGAAIDPAATYRVSTNSFLAGGGDGFTTLGQGTNDLVGTDDLTALQQYLTASSSATAPIAPPVPNRITIVQ is encoded by the coding sequence ATGCCAGCCACATCCCAGCCGAACCCCGGCCGCAGACGTCGTACGTACCGTCTGCTCGCGACCGCTGCCACGCTCGCCACCGTCGGCGCCCTGGCCGCCGCCCTCCCGGCGGACGCCCACGACGGCAGGCACGGCAAGCCGCTGCCGAGCCGCTACCAGGACGTGCAGCTGCTGTCCTTCAACGACCTGCACGGCAACCTGGAGCCCCCGTCGGGTTCCTCCGGCCGGGTCACCGAACTGCAGGCGGACGGCACGACGAAGACGATCGACGCGGGTGGTGTCGAGTACCTCGCGACCCATCTGCGCGAGGCGCGCAAGGGCAACGCGTACTCGATCACCGCGGCCGGCGGTGACATGGTCGGCGCGTCCCCGCTGATCTCGGGCCTGTTCCACGACGAGCCCACGATCGAGGCGCTGAACAAGCTCGACCTGGATGTCACGAGCGTCGGCAACCACGAGTTCGACGAGGGGGCCAAGGAGCTGGCCCGCCTGCAGAACGGCGGTTGCCACCCGACGGCCGGCTGCTACACCGACAAGAAGTTCCAGGGTGCCGACTTCCCGTACCTGGCGGCGAACGTCCTGGACGAGAAGACGAACAAGCCGATCCTGAAGCCGTACTACGTCTGGAAGAAGAAGGACGTCAAGATCGGCTTCATCGGTGTGACGCTGGAGGACACTCCCGGTGTCGTCTCCGCCGAGGGCGTCAAGGGCCTGAAGTTCAAGGACGAGGTCGAGACGATCAACAAGTACGCCAAGGTGCTGCAGAGGCAGGGCGTGAAGTCGATCGTGGCGCTCATCCACGAGGGCGGCCTCCCGGCCTCGGGCGCGTACAACTACAACTGCGACTCCCCGGGCGCGGGCGCCGGCATCTCCGGCCCGATCGTCGACATCGCGAAGAACATCACGCCGGCGGTGGACGCGCTGGTGACGGGTCACACGCACGCTGCGTACGCCTGCACGATCCCGGACCCGTCCGGCAAGCCGCGCACGGTGACCTCGGCCGCGTCCTTCGGCCGTCTGTACACGGACACCACGCTGACGTACGACCGTTTCACCGGCGACATCGCCCGCACGGCGGTCAAGTCGGCGAACCACGTGGTCACCCGGACCGTCGCCAAGGCGCCCGACATGACCGAGCTGATCAGCAAGTGGAACACGCTGGCGGCGCCGGTCGGCAACCGCGCGATCGGCTACATATCGGCGGACGTTCCCAACACGGGCACCGAGTCCCCGATGGGCGACCTGATCGCGGACGCCCAGCTCTGGTACGGCCGTGGGCTCGACCCGGAGACGGACCTCGCGCTGATGAACCCGGGAGGCGTCCGGGCGGGCCTCACCTACGCGGCCAAGGGCAGTGAGGGCGACGGCGTGGTCACCTACGCCGAGGGCTTCACCGTGCAGCCGTTCTCCAACACGGTGAACCTGCAGAACTTCACCGGCGCCCAGCTGATCCAGGTGCTCAAGGAGCAGGTGAGCGGCACGAACGCGAGCGCGCCGAAGATCCTGCAGCCGTCCGCCAACCTGACGTACACGCTGGATCTGACGAAGAGCGGCGCCGACCGCGTCGTCACGGACTCCATCCGGCTGAACGGCGCGGCGATCGACCCGGCCGCGACCTACCGCGTCTCGACGAACAGCTTCCTCGCGGGCGGCGGCGACGGCTTCACCACCCTGGGTCAGGGGACCAACGACCTCGTCGGCACCGACGACCTGACGGCCCTGCAGCAGTACCTCACGGCGAGCTCCTCGGCCACGGCCCCGATCGCCCCGCCGGTCCCGAACCGGATCACGATCGTTCAGTAG
- a CDS encoding trypsin-like serine protease codes for MTTTGKRSTALAALVTVAVIGAPALSAHAVSGKPETDTSHAYTARLDIGGGAKACSAALIAPQWLATSASCFADNPAASVKVPAGAPKLKTTATIGRTDLTTTAGAVREVVQLVPRDDRDLVLARLSAPVAGIALPGLATAAPAKDSAVSVTGYGRTKDEWAPLKLHGESFQVDQVNTTDLAVHGASGAAICAGDSGAPVFTSAGLLGVASRSDQGGCFGTDPAQTSTAGVVTRTDDIAAWVRSTTESAPFADFNGDGVEDTAVGDPKATIGGDAEAGAVHVVYGGGKGTAELDQGQDVVPGDAEAGDRFGYALATVDYNKDGYTDLAVSSPYEDAGSIADVGMVSVIYGSPAGLGKGRASDNYAQGEGNGALKEAGKEKGDLLGFSLAAGITRDDEPFIVIGDPGEDVGDKADAGSVVYVHGNTNVWLSQNAGLPGSPEAGDRVGTSVAADMTNIVIGEPGEDIGDKADAGGVAVLTHNLGPNGKPIVRAGLDQNSDKISGGAEKGDEMGKSVAIIPKGTNDDSLIVVGAPGESIVPSGSTTNVANAGSVFVIDFPAKSDWSQQAVINQDQPNVVGGVETGDRFGETLAAVNLAPGKATPGWADLQLAVGVPGESQGSVAGAGSVQTFSLVGAPGNHNDVLYAGYNKVPGTPGAGQHLGQYLAVSPTHVSIGMPNGPQAGGAVYQVPWNNVTSHASSADADENVTVLRPGTGGIPAGGKAFGWVIQ; via the coding sequence ATGACCACAACCGGCAAGCGATCCACCGCGCTCGCAGCCCTCGTGACCGTCGCCGTCATCGGCGCACCCGCCCTCTCCGCGCATGCCGTGTCCGGCAAGCCCGAGACCGACACCAGCCACGCCTACACCGCCCGCCTCGACATCGGCGGCGGCGCCAAGGCCTGTTCCGCGGCCCTGATCGCCCCCCAGTGGCTCGCCACCTCCGCGTCCTGCTTCGCCGACAACCCGGCCGCGTCCGTCAAGGTCCCCGCCGGAGCGCCGAAGCTGAAGACCACGGCGACCATCGGACGCACCGACCTGACCACCACCGCCGGCGCCGTCCGCGAAGTGGTGCAGCTCGTCCCGCGCGACGACCGCGACCTGGTCCTGGCCCGGCTGTCCGCGCCCGTCGCCGGCATCGCCCTGCCCGGCCTCGCCACCGCCGCCCCCGCCAAGGACTCCGCCGTGTCGGTCACCGGCTACGGACGCACCAAGGACGAGTGGGCGCCGCTGAAACTCCACGGCGAGAGCTTCCAGGTCGACCAGGTCAACACCACCGACCTCGCCGTCCACGGCGCCTCCGGCGCGGCGATCTGCGCCGGTGACTCGGGCGCGCCCGTGTTCACCTCCGCCGGCCTGCTCGGCGTCGCCTCCCGCTCCGACCAGGGCGGCTGCTTCGGCACCGACCCCGCGCAGACCTCCACGGCCGGTGTCGTCACCCGCACCGACGACATCGCCGCCTGGGTCAGGTCCACCACCGAATCAGCCCCGTTCGCCGACTTCAACGGCGACGGCGTCGAGGACACCGCCGTCGGCGACCCCAAGGCCACCATCGGCGGCGACGCCGAGGCCGGTGCCGTCCACGTCGTCTACGGCGGCGGCAAGGGCACCGCCGAGCTGGACCAGGGCCAGGACGTCGTGCCCGGCGACGCGGAGGCCGGCGACCGCTTCGGCTACGCCCTGGCCACCGTCGACTACAACAAGGACGGCTACACCGACCTCGCCGTCTCCAGCCCCTACGAGGACGCCGGGTCCATCGCCGACGTCGGCATGGTCTCCGTCATCTACGGCTCCCCGGCCGGCCTGGGCAAGGGGCGCGCCTCCGACAACTACGCCCAGGGCGAGGGCAACGGCGCCCTGAAGGAAGCCGGCAAGGAGAAGGGCGACCTGCTCGGCTTCTCCCTCGCCGCCGGAATCACCCGCGACGACGAGCCGTTCATCGTGATCGGCGACCCGGGCGAGGACGTCGGCGACAAGGCCGACGCGGGCTCCGTGGTGTACGTGCACGGCAACACCAACGTCTGGCTCTCGCAGAACGCCGGCCTGCCCGGCTCCCCGGAGGCCGGCGACAGAGTGGGCACCTCCGTCGCGGCGGACATGACCAACATCGTGATCGGCGAGCCGGGCGAGGACATCGGCGACAAGGCCGACGCGGGCGGCGTCGCCGTCCTGACCCACAACCTGGGCCCGAACGGCAAGCCGATCGTGCGCGCGGGCCTGGACCAGAACTCGGACAAGATCTCCGGAGGCGCGGAGAAGGGCGACGAGATGGGCAAGTCCGTCGCCATCATCCCCAAGGGCACGAACGACGATTCGCTCATCGTCGTGGGCGCCCCGGGCGAGTCGATCGTCCCGTCCGGCAGCACCACGAACGTGGCGAACGCCGGCAGCGTCTTCGTCATCGACTTCCCCGCCAAAAGCGACTGGTCGCAGCAGGCGGTGATCAACCAGGACCAGCCGAACGTCGTCGGCGGCGTCGAGACCGGCGACCGGTTCGGCGAGACCCTCGCCGCCGTCAACCTCGCCCCCGGCAAGGCCACGCCGGGCTGGGCCGACCTGCAGCTCGCGGTGGGCGTTCCGGGCGAGTCCCAGGGCTCGGTGGCCGGCGCGGGCTCCGTGCAGACCTTCTCCCTGGTGGGCGCGCCGGGCAACCACAACGACGTCCTGTACGCCGGATACAACAAGGTGCCGGGCACGCCGGGCGCGGGCCAGCACCTGGGCCAGTACCTCGCGGTGTCCCCGACGCACGTCTCCATCGGCATGCCGAACGGCCCGCAGGCCGGCGGCGCGGTCTACCAGGTGCCGTGGAACAACGTGACCTCGCACGCGAGCAGCGCCGACGCGGACGAGAACGTCACGGTGCTCCGGCCGGGCACGGGCGGCATCCCGGCGGGCGGCAAGGCGTTCGGCTGGGTCATCCAGTGA